The following are from one region of the Heliangelus exortis chromosome 2, bHelExo1.hap1, whole genome shotgun sequence genome:
- the ITGB8 gene encoding integrin beta-8 isoform X4, whose protein sequence is MADATQKGRCDTVFNLMKRGCQSDFVENPTVHVTIPSDHETNTQVTPGKVLVQLRPGSEANFMLKVHPLEKYPVDLYYLVDVSASMHNNIEKLNSVGFALSKKMTNISLDFRLGFGSYVDKTVSPYISIHPGRIHNQCSDYNLDCMPPHGYIHVLSLTDNIAEFRNAVNKQKISGNIDTPEGGFDAMLQAAVCQSHIGWRKEAKRLLLVMTDQTSHLALDSKLAGIVIPHDGNCHLKDNVYVKATSMEHPSLGQLSEKLIDNNINVIFAVQGSQFHWYKDLLPLLPGTVARQIESQAANLNDLVVEAYQKLISEVKIQVDNQIQGLHFNITAICPDGSEKTGMEGCKNVGYNEEVLFNVSVTMKGCDTTGGRKYAILKPIGFNETTIVNVQKSCAYQNGDSTRHKRVWADETTSDGKQSHCSDDNCSSNRVTVPSERCRQHQDQPLCSGQGNCIDGKCFCYKNKLGKVYGKYCEMDDFSCPYHQGSLCSGNGECEAGKCKCFAGWEGDHCQCSLQSAKHCLNSKGQICSGRGKCICGKCECTDPRSFGRLCEYCPTCNKACEENWNCIECHHSNNASQAILDQCTTSCAYLLHYQTSECFSGRSYFRVFSIIFIVTFLIGLLVVLIIRQIILQGSSNKVKSSTDYRVSATKKDKMFLPTVCTRTVTYRRDKPEEINIDISKLRLSETFKCEF, encoded by the exons GAAGTGAAGCAAACTTTATGTTAAAAGTTCATCCTCTAGAGAAATACCCTGTGGATCTTTATTATTTAGTTGATGTCTCAGCCTCTATGCACAACAATATAGAAAAACTGAATTCCGTTGGATTTGCTTTATCTAAAAAGATGACGAATATTTCTCTCGATTTTCGACTTGGATTTGGATCCTACGTAGATAAAACTGTGTCACCCTATATTAGCATTCATCCAGGGAGAATCCATAACCAATGCAG TGATTATAATTTAGATTGTATGCCTCCTCATGGTTATATTCACGTGCTGTCCCTCACTGACAATATAGCAGAATTCAGAAATGCTGTGAATAAACAAAAGATTTCTGGGAATATTGACACACCTGAAGGGGGTTTTGATGCGATGCTCCAAGCAGCTGTGTGCCAG agcCATATTGGATGGCGTAAAGAAGCAAAGCGACTGCTTCTTGTGATGACAGATCAAACTTCTCATCTGGCCCTTGACAGTAAATTAGCAGGGATTGTAATTCCCCATGATGGAAACTGTCATTTGAAAGATAATGTGTACGTCAAAGCTACGAGTATG GAGCATCCATCTCTTGGGCAGCTCTCTGAAAAATTGATTGACAATAACATCAATGTTATTTTTGCAGTTCAAGGAAGCCAGTTTCATTGGTATAAA GATCTGTTACCTCTGTTGCCTGGTACTGTTGCAAGACAGATAGAATCACAAGCAGCAAATCTCAATGACCTGGTGGTAGAAGCCTATCAG AAACTAATCTCTGAAGTGAAAATTCAAGTGGATAACCAGATCCAAGGTCTTCATTTCAATATCACTGCAATCTGTCCTGATGGAAGTGAAAAAACTGGCATGGAAGGATGCAAAAATGTGGGATACAATGAAGAA GTACTTTTCAATGTATCTGTTACAATGAAAGGATGTGATACaactggaggaagaaaatatgcAATCCTTAAGCCTATTGGTTTCAATGAAACCACCATCGTTAATGTGCAGAAAAGTTGTGCCTATCAGAACGGAGACAGTACAAGGCACAAAAGAGTATGGGCTGATGAAACAACTTCTGATGGCAAGCAGTCCCATTGCAGTGATGATAACTGTAGCTCCAACAGAGTTACTGTGCCTTCTGAGAGGTGCAGGCAACATCAGGACCAGCCCCTCTGCAGTGGTCAAGGCAATTGCATAGATGGGAAATGTTTCTGCTACAAAAACAAACTGGGCAAGGTGTATGGCAAGTACTGTGAAATGGATGATTTTTCTTGCCCATATCACCAGGGAAGCTTATGTTCTG GTAATGGTGAATGTGAAGCTGGTAAATGCAAATGCTTTGCTGGCTGGGAAGGTGACCACTGCCAGTGCTCGTTACAATCAGCAAAGCACTGCTTGAATTCAAAGGGCCAGATTTGCAGTGGAAGAGGAAAATGCATATGTGGAAAGTGTGAGTGCACAGACCCAAGAAGCTTTGGACGTTTGTGTGAATATTGCCCTACCTGTAACAAAGCCTGCGAAGAAAACTG gaatTGTATTGAGTGTCATCATTCTAACAATGCATCTCAAGCTATACTTGACCAGTGCACAACCTCATGTGCTTACCTGCTGCATTACCAGACTTCAG AATGTTTCTCTGGAAGAAGTTACTTTAGAGTCTTTTCCATAATCTTTATAGTTACCTTTCTGATCGGGTTGCTTGTTGTCCTTATCATCAGGCAGATAATTCTTCAGGGGAGTAGCAATAAAGTTAAATCTTCAACTGATTACAGAGTATCTGCAACAAAGAAG GATAAGATGTTTTTGCCTACTGTTTGTACAAGAACAGTAACATACAGACGTGACAAACCAGAGGAAATAAATATCGACATCAGCAAGTTACGGTTAAGCGAAACTTTCAAGTGTGAATTCTGA